In Syntrophorhabdaceae bacterium, a single genomic region encodes these proteins:
- the mnmA gene encoding tRNA 2-thiouridine(34) synthase MnmA yields METVFVAMSGGFDSSFAAYLLKEKGYNVVGVTFELLGKHAPLIESLYCSHSNHAVARAQGVARYLSIPHYVLDLSQEFETHVIHPFIDEYKSGNTPNPCILCNRSVKFSSFAKKAFSMGADKLATGHYAIIEEIDGDYCLKKGADGYKDQSYFLYSVDKSILKNTLFPLGPYTKKDLRERARNLSWNIHMIEESQDICFIPDNDYGDFLSRHIAPRAGPIYHTDGTFLGNHRGLYFYTIGQRKGINIPYGTPLYVVDIIPDENLIIVGGKEELLCTSLTASKVNMFSHASLNVSGKVRYRQKAEACTYEMEGDSLRVQFATPISSVTPGQSVVLYHGDRVIGGGIIKTRGRQANQ; encoded by the coding sequence ATGGAAACAGTTTTTGTGGCAATGAGCGGTGGCTTTGACAGCTCCTTTGCCGCATATCTTCTCAAAGAGAAAGGATACAATGTGGTAGGCGTGACTTTCGAGCTTCTTGGAAAACACGCCCCGCTCATCGAATCCCTTTACTGCTCTCACTCCAACCACGCGGTAGCCCGAGCGCAGGGGGTAGCCCGCTATCTTTCGATCCCCCATTATGTCCTGGACTTGAGCCAGGAATTCGAAACCCATGTGATTCACCCCTTCATAGATGAATATAAATCCGGCAATACGCCAAATCCATGCATTCTGTGCAACAGGTCTGTCAAGTTCTCCTCTTTCGCAAAAAAAGCCTTTTCCATGGGCGCCGACAAGCTCGCCACCGGGCATTACGCCATCATTGAAGAGATAGATGGGGACTATTGCTTGAAGAAAGGCGCCGACGGCTATAAAGATCAATCATATTTTCTCTACTCCGTAGACAAAAGCATTTTGAAGAACACGCTCTTTCCGCTCGGCCCATACACCAAGAAAGACCTGCGTGAGCGTGCAAGAAACCTGTCGTGGAATATTCACATGATCGAGGAAAGCCAGGATATCTGTTTCATTCCTGACAACGATTACGGAGACTTTCTCTCCCGGCACATCGCACCCAGGGCCGGACCAATCTATCATACGGATGGTACGTTCCTCGGCAATCACCGGGGCCTCTATTTCTACACCATCGGGCAAAGGAAGGGAATAAATATCCCGTACGGAACGCCCCTTTACGTGGTCGATATCATACCTGACGAGAATCTGATCATCGTTGGCGGCAAAGAGGAACTTTTGTGTACGAGCCTTACGGCATCAAAAGTAAATATGTTTTCCCATGCTTCGCTGAATGTAAGCGGAAAAGTCAGATACCGCCAGAAGGCAGAGGCCTGCACCTATGAGATGGAGGGAGATTCATTGCGGGTACAATTTGCAACTCCCATATCTTCAGTCACACCCGGCCAGTCCGTGGTGCTCTACCATGGGGACCGCGTGATCGGAGGGGGTATCATCAAAACACGAGGGCGGCAGGCAAACCAATGA
- a CDS encoding DUF362 domain-containing protein yields MSRVYFTDLRTTPKRNVLNKIEDLLNRVKLNTKIKKNDIVAVKLHFGEYGNVAYLRPVFLATIVSQIKALNAKPFLTDTNTLYTGSRSDAVNHLQTAVKNGFDYACVQCPVIIADGLRGASETRVAVEAEVLKEVSVAKEIAEADAMVVVTHFKAHELSGFGGTLKNIGMGCATRKGKLVQHSSLAPQVNRETCKGCKVCFGSCPAQAISLVNKKASIYEKKCIGCGECLLICPFNAIETRWDEAPDAFQKKMAEYASGALRGKEKKAVYLNFVLQVSPACDCYPSNDTPIVPDIGILASDDPVAIDQAACDLVNNEESLPDTALKRRLGKGEDKWRALYPAIDWSIQLNHAATLGLGERAYTLIKV; encoded by the coding sequence ATGTCCAGAGTTTATTTCACCGATCTCAGAACCACGCCCAAAAGAAATGTGTTGAATAAAATCGAGGATCTCTTGAATCGGGTCAAGCTGAATACAAAGATAAAAAAGAACGACATTGTGGCAGTCAAGCTGCATTTCGGTGAGTATGGAAATGTCGCATATCTAAGACCCGTGTTTTTAGCAACAATCGTTAGCCAGATCAAAGCACTTAATGCCAAGCCTTTTCTGACCGACACAAACACCCTGTATACGGGTTCGCGCAGCGACGCGGTAAACCACCTTCAAACGGCCGTCAAGAACGGCTTCGACTACGCCTGCGTGCAATGTCCGGTCATCATTGCGGACGGATTGCGCGGAGCAAGCGAAACCAGGGTAGCCGTCGAGGCCGAAGTGTTAAAGGAGGTGAGCGTGGCAAAGGAGATCGCCGAAGCAGACGCAATGGTGGTCGTGACACACTTCAAGGCCCATGAACTTTCCGGCTTCGGGGGCACACTCAAAAATATCGGCATGGGCTGCGCCACGAGAAAAGGCAAACTCGTGCAGCATAGTTCCCTTGCACCCCAGGTGAACCGGGAAACCTGCAAGGGTTGCAAGGTCTGTTTTGGCTCATGTCCCGCCCAGGCCATATCGCTCGTGAACAAAAAGGCTTCAATTTACGAAAAGAAATGCATAGGCTGCGGCGAGTGTCTTCTTATATGCCCTTTTAATGCGATTGAAACCCGATGGGATGAAGCTCCCGATGCCTTTCAGAAAAAAATGGCCGAATACGCCTCCGGTGCGCTGCGTGGCAAAGAAAAGAAAGCGGTCTACCTGAATTTCGTTCTGCAGGTGAGCCCGGCCTGCGATTGTTACCCGAGTAACGACACCCCCATAGTGCCGGACATTGGTATCCTTGCCTCGGACGATCCCGTGGCCATCGATCAGGCTGCGTGCGACCTCGTAAACAACGAGGAATCGCTGCCTGATACGGCGCTCAAGCGCCGTCTGGGAAAAGGCGAGGACAAATGGAGAGCCCTTTATCCCGCCATAGACTGGAGCATACAGCTTAACCACGCTGCCACGCTGGGCCTGGGCGAGCGTGCATACACCCTTATAAAAGTTTGA
- a CDS encoding acyl-CoA dehydrogenase family protein yields MSLSEKHMMIQKIAEKIAKEKVAPRAKEIDATGTFPWDIVDVYKKQGFLYLMLPELFGGLEGDITSLCLVIEEIAKASGSASLICLAHNVGLMPVMIAADNEQKEDVFGKVTRSDANYLAAFCLTEPEAGSDPARMTTTFTKDGDNYYLNGRKSMITNGASAQIYSVFATSDPALRHRGITAFFVERDYPGVIIGKNEEKMGMIGSDLTEVTFDNVKLTKHNLLGQEGQGWSVAMATLNLSRPAVGAQALGIAQGAFDFAVEYAWNRVQFGQKLCDHEGIQLMVGEMAIDLEAARALVYNAARLLDEAKVHERDKMRAIAADRASAIAKVFSANAAMKVTTDAVQILGSYGYTKEYPLERMMRDAKATQIYEGANQIASMLIAKSVFRKFRG; encoded by the coding sequence ATGAGCCTATCAGAAAAACATATGATGATACAGAAGATTGCGGAAAAGATAGCCAAAGAAAAAGTGGCTCCGAGGGCGAAAGAGATCGACGCCACAGGAACCTTTCCCTGGGACATTGTGGATGTATACAAGAAGCAAGGTTTTTTGTATCTAATGCTCCCCGAGCTTTTTGGAGGCCTCGAGGGCGATATTACTTCCCTATGCCTGGTAATCGAAGAAATCGCCAAGGCCTCTGGATCCGCATCGTTAATCTGTCTTGCCCACAACGTGGGGCTTATGCCTGTGATGATCGCGGCCGACAATGAGCAGAAAGAGGATGTATTCGGCAAGGTGACGCGCTCGGACGCCAACTATCTCGCCGCGTTCTGCCTCACCGAGCCCGAGGCCGGCTCCGACCCTGCCCGTATGACCACGACCTTTACCAAGGACGGCGACAATTATTATCTTAACGGCAGAAAATCGATGATCACAAATGGGGCGAGCGCACAGATATATTCGGTGTTTGCCACAAGCGATCCAGCGCTCAGGCACCGGGGCATTACCGCTTTTTTTGTTGAAAGGGACTATCCCGGGGTGATCATAGGCAAGAATGAAGAGAAGATGGGTATGATCGGTTCGGATCTCACCGAGGTCACCTTCGATAACGTGAAGCTCACAAAGCACAACCTGCTGGGACAGGAAGGTCAGGGGTGGAGTGTAGCCATGGCCACGCTCAACCTCTCGCGGCCCGCTGTGGGGGCGCAGGCGTTGGGAATTGCCCAGGGCGCCTTCGACTTCGCTGTGGAGTACGCCTGGAACAGGGTGCAGTTCGGGCAGAAACTTTGTGATCATGAGGGCATACAGTTGATGGTAGGAGAGATGGCCATTGACCTTGAGGCGGCCCGGGCTCTCGTGTATAACGCGGCGCGGCTTCTTGATGAAGCCAAGGTACATGAGAGGGACAAAATGCGCGCTATAGCCGCCGACAGGGCCTCGGCCATCGCCAAGGTTTTTTCTGCCAATGCGGCCATGAAGGTCACCACCGACGCCGTGCAGATACTGGGAAGTTACGGCTATACCAAGGAATATCCTCTCGAACGGATGATGCGTGACGCCAAAGCCACGCAAATCTACGAGGGCGCGAACCAGATCGCGAGTATGCTCATAGCCAAGTCGGTATTCAGGAAGTTCAGGGGATAG